A window from Enterocloster bolteae encodes these proteins:
- a CDS encoding ISL3 family transposase yields MYPNYTKAFLNLEGVFIKKVVQADSFIKIFIQSQPVEQTCPCCGAKTKRIHDYRLQEVQDIPLLGKQVILLLRKRRYLCPYCRKRFTESYSFLPSYHRRTRRLAFYIVSLLRQTFSLKQIAELTGVSVQTVCRLLDTICYPPPDQLPQALSIDEFKGNASTGKYQCILVDPKKRRILDILPDRTQSHLADYWRNIPRKERLKVKFFVCDMWRPYTELAQTFFPNATIIVDKYHFIRQVTWAIENVRKRLQRSMPVSLRKYYKRSRKLILTRYKKLKDENKQACDLMLHYSEDLRLAHRMKEWFYDICQMEAYRQQQREFDDWIANAQSCGIKEFEDCAKTYRAWRKEILNAFKYGLTNGPTEGFNNKIKVLKRSSYGIRNFKRFRTRILHCTS; encoded by the coding sequence ATGTACCCTAATTATACCAAGGCCTTCCTTAACTTGGAAGGTGTTTTTATTAAAAAAGTGGTTCAGGCAGACTCTTTCATTAAAATTTTCATCCAGTCCCAACCGGTAGAACAGACTTGTCCCTGCTGTGGGGCTAAAACTAAACGGATTCATGATTACCGTTTACAAGAAGTCCAGGACATTCCCTTACTGGGAAAACAAGTAATCCTGCTCCTTCGCAAACGCCGCTACCTCTGCCCATACTGCCGCAAACGGTTCACGGAATCCTATTCGTTCCTCCCCAGCTACCACCGCAGGACCCGCAGACTGGCATTTTACATTGTCTCCCTGCTCCGGCAGACCTTTTCCTTAAAACAGATCGCAGAGCTTACCGGTGTTTCCGTCCAGACGGTCTGCCGCCTTCTGGACACGATTTGCTATCCTCCGCCTGACCAGCTTCCACAAGCGCTTTCCATTGACGAATTCAAAGGCAATGCTTCTACCGGTAAATATCAGTGCATTCTGGTTGATCCGAAAAAGCGCCGGATCCTCGACATTCTCCCGGATCGGACACAGAGCCATCTGGCTGATTATTGGCGGAACATTCCCAGGAAAGAACGCCTGAAGGTAAAGTTCTTCGTCTGCGATATGTGGCGCCCCTACACCGAACTTGCACAGACCTTCTTTCCAAACGCTACAATCATCGTGGATAAATATCATTTCATCCGGCAGGTGACATGGGCGATTGAAAATGTACGCAAACGGCTGCAGCGGTCCATGCCGGTTTCTCTGCGTAAGTATTATAAACGCAGCCGGAAACTCATTCTGACCCGCTATAAAAAGCTGAAGGATGAGAACAAACAGGCCTGTGATTTAATGCTTCACTATAGCGAGGATCTGCGTCTGGCACACCGCATGAAAGAGTGGTTTTATGATATCTGCCAGATGGAAGCGTATCGTCAGCAGCAGAGGGAATTTGATGACTGGATTGCGAATGCACAGAGCTGTGGGATCAAGGAATTTGAGGACTGTGCTAAGACCTACAGGGCCTGGCGAAAAGAAATCCTGAATGCCTTTAAATACGGATTGACAAATGGTCCCACAGAAGGATTTAACAACAAGATAAAGGTATTAAAACGGAGCAGCTACGGAATCCGGAATTTCAAACGGTTCCGAACCCGGATACTTCACTGTACATCATAG
- the rplL gene encoding 50S ribosomal protein L7/L12: MAKLTTAEFIEAIKELSVLELNELVKACEEEFGVSAAAGVVVAAAGAGAAAAEEKTEFDVELTEVGPNKVKVIKVVREVTGLGLKEAKDVVDGAPKVVKQGASKEEAEDVKAKLEAEGAKVTLK; the protein is encoded by the coding sequence ATGGCAAAGTTAACAACCGCTGAGTTTATCGAAGCTATCAAGGAATTATCCGTATTAGAACTGAACGAATTAGTAAAAGCATGTGAGGAAGAGTTTGGCGTATCCGCAGCAGCAGGTGTTGTAGTTGCAGCAGCAGGCGCTGGCGCAGCAGCAGCTGAAGAGAAGACCGAATTTGACGTAGAGCTGACCGAGGTTGGTCCTAACAAGGTTAAGGTTATCAAGGTTGTACGTGAAGTTACCGGCTTAGGCCTGAAGGAAGCTAAGGACGTAGTTGACGGAGCTCCTAAGGTAGTTAAGCAGGGCGCTTCCAAGGAAGAGGCTGAGGATGTTAAGGCTAAATTAGAGGCTGAGGGCGCTAAGGTTACATTGAAGTAA
- the rplJ gene encoding 50S ribosomal protein L10, which produces MAKVELKQPVVDEIKAMLEGAAGAVIVDYRGLTVEQDTQLRKQLREAGVAYKVYKNTLIKRAAEGTDFAALAPQLEGPTALAVSKEDATAPARILANFAKTAPKLELKASVVEGTYYDQAGTQVIATIPSREELLGKLLGSIQSPITNLARVLNQIAEQQGGAAEA; this is translated from the coding sequence ATGGCAAAAGTTGAATTAAAACAGCCAGTCGTAGATGAGATCAAGGCTATGCTGGAAGGCGCTGCCGGTGCAGTCATTGTTGACTACCGCGGTCTGACAGTAGAGCAGGACACTCAGCTGCGTAAGCAGTTAAGGGAAGCTGGGGTTGCTTACAAGGTATACAAGAATACTTTGATTAAGCGTGCAGCAGAAGGAACAGATTTTGCAGCACTTGCACCACAGCTGGAAGGACCTACCGCATTAGCAGTTTCCAAAGAAGACGCTACTGCTCCGGCACGTATCTTAGCTAATTTCGCTAAGACAGCTCCAAAGCTGGAACTGAAGGCATCTGTAGTTGAAGGAACCTACTATGACCAGGCAGGAACCCAGGTTATCGCAACCATTCCTTCCAGAGAGGAACTTCTTGGCAAGCTGCTTGGAAGCATCCAGTCACCAATCACCAACCTGGCACGCGTACTCAATCAGATCGCAGAGCAGCAGGGTGGAGCCGCAGAGGCATAA
- the rplA gene encoding 50S ribosomal protein L1: MKSGKRYAEAMKNVDRAALYDIADAITLVKKNASAKFDETVELHIRTGCDGRHADQQIRGAVVLPHGTGKTVRILVFAKGPKADEAQAAGADYVGAEELIPRIQNDGWLDFDVVVATPDMMGVVGRLGRVLGPKGLMPNPKAGTVTMDVTKAINDIKAGKIEYRLDKTNIIHVPVGKASFTEEQLADNFQTLIDAIMKAKPSTVKGAYLKSVALTSTMGPGVKLNVAKLVN, from the coding sequence ATGAAATCAGGAAAAAGATATGCAGAGGCTATGAAAAACGTAGACCGTGCTGCACTTTATGACATTGCTGATGCTATCACATTAGTGAAGAAGAATGCATCCGCAAAATTTGATGAGACTGTAGAGCTTCATATCAGAACAGGATGTGACGGACGTCATGCTGACCAGCAGATTCGTGGCGCTGTTGTTCTTCCTCACGGAACAGGCAAGACTGTACGTATCTTAGTATTTGCAAAGGGACCAAAGGCCGATGAGGCTCAGGCAGCAGGTGCTGATTACGTAGGAGCAGAGGAACTGATCCCGAGGATTCAGAACGACGGCTGGCTGGATTTCGACGTTGTGGTAGCTACCCCTGATATGATGGGCGTTGTAGGCCGTCTGGGCCGTGTACTGGGACCCAAGGGCTTAATGCCAAACCCAAAGGCCGGAACCGTAACCATGGATGTTACCAAGGCTATCAACGACATCAAAGCTGGTAAGATTGAATACAGACTCGACAAGACAAACATTATTCACGTGCCAGTAGGAAAAGCTTCTTTTACAGAGGAGCAGTTAGCGGACAACTTCCAGACGCTTATTGATGCGATCATGAAGGCTAAGCCAAGCACCGTTAAGGGCGCATACCTTAAGAGCGTTGCCCTGACCTCTACCATGGGTCCTGGCGTTAAGCTGAACGTTGCAAAGCTTGTAAACTAA
- the rplK gene encoding 50S ribosomal protein L11, with the protein MAKKVTGYIKLQIPAGKATPAPPVGPALGQHGVNIVQFTKEFNARTADQGDMIIPVVITVYADRSFSFITKTPPAAVLIKKACNIKSGSGVPNKTKVAVLKKADLQKIAETKMPDLNAASLEAAMSMVAGTARSMGVTIEE; encoded by the coding sequence ATGGCAAAGAAAGTAACAGGATATATTAAATTACAGATTCCAGCTGGCAAAGCAACACCAGCACCACCAGTTGGACCAGCACTTGGTCAGCACGGTGTCAACATCGTTCAGTTTACCAAGGAATTCAACGCAAGGACAGCAGATCAGGGCGACATGATCATCCCTGTTGTCATTACCGTATATGCGGACAGAAGCTTCAGCTTCATCACCAAAACCCCGCCTGCAGCTGTTCTGATTAAGAAGGCCTGCAACATCAAGAGCGGTTCCGGTGTTCCTAACAAGACAAAGGTAGCTGTTCTTAAGAAGGCTGATCTTCAGAAGATTGCAGAGACTAAGATGCCAGACTTAAATGCTGCCAGCTTAGAGGCTGCCATGAGCATGGTTGCCGGCACTGCAAGAAGCATGGGCGTTACCATCGAGGAATAA
- the nusG gene encoding transcription termination/antitermination protein NusG: MSEAHWYVVHTYSGYENKVKVDIEKTIENRNLQDQILEVSVPMLPVVELKNGVEKKADKKMFPGYVLINMVMNDDTWYVVRNTRGVTGFVGPGSKPVPLTEEEMASLGFHREEDVLVDFEVGDMVVVISGAWKDTVGAIKAINDSKKTITMHVEMFGRETPVELGFAEVKKM, encoded by the coding sequence ATGTCAGAAGCACATTGGTATGTAGTCCATACCTACTCAGGATATGAGAACAAAGTCAAGGTCGACATTGAGAAAACAATTGAAAACAGGAACCTTCAGGACCAGATCTTAGAGGTGTCCGTTCCTATGCTCCCTGTGGTTGAACTTAAAAACGGTGTGGAGAAAAAGGCGGACAAGAAGATGTTCCCGGGGTATGTACTCATCAACATGGTCATGAACGATGATACATGGTATGTAGTGCGGAATACCCGCGGTGTCACGGGCTTTGTAGGTCCGGGCTCCAAACCGGTTCCTCTGACAGAAGAAGAGATGGCCAGCCTGGGATTCCATAGAGAAGAAGATGTCTTAGTCGACTTTGAAGTAGGAGATATGGTAGTTGTTATCTCCGGTGCATGGAAGGATACTGTGGGGGCCATCAAGGCCATCAACGACAGTAAAAAGACCATTACCATGCACGTTGAGATGTTCGGCCGTGAAACACCGGTTGAACTTGGATTTGCCGAAGTCAAGAAGATGTAG
- the secE gene encoding preprotein translocase subunit SecE, with amino-acid sequence MEENTVNAVETTEKTAKADKVEKKAAKKDKKPSFFHGLKKEYKKIVFADKETVAKQTVAVLFMSIAIGVMIAVLDFVMKFGLSFIL; translated from the coding sequence ATGGAAGAGAATACAGTTAACGCTGTAGAAACCACAGAGAAAACGGCCAAGGCTGACAAGGTTGAGAAGAAGGCAGCTAAGAAGGACAAAAAGCCTAGCTTTTTTCACGGGCTGAAGAAAGAGTACAAGAAAATCGTCTTTGCTGACAAGGAAACCGTGGCAAAACAGACTGTGGCAGTGCTTTTCATGTCGATTGCGATTGGCGTGATGATTGCTGTCCTGGACTTCGTTATGAAGTTTGGTTTGAGCTTTATTCTTTAA
- the rpmG gene encoding 50S ribosomal protein L33, which yields MRTKITLACTECKQRNYNMTKDKKTHPDRMETKKYCRFCKKHTMHKETK from the coding sequence GTGCGCACAAAGATTACACTGGCATGTACAGAATGCAAACAACGCAATTACAACATGACTAAGGACAAGAAAACTCATCCGGACCGTATGGAAACAAAGAAGTACTGCAGATTCTGCAAGAAGCATACCATGCATAAGGAAACAAAGTAA
- a CDS encoding ComF family protein, translating to MRSRIPLAEKVQEKKLMKIIPQGIDFMTDILFPRRCPVCGGIVLPKGDLICPGCMTKLSWVRRPVCKKCGKEVLDETIEYCYDCTRHKRSFDYGLSLINYDDTASRSMARIKYNNRREYLDFYSEAMVRKMGKRIRFMDGDALIPVPVHPSRRRERGFNQAEELARRLSGPLGIPVNTSILKRTRKTAPQKSLDSGGRLKNLEQAFTASVLPSGMKNIILVDDIYTTGSTIEACTRALRKAGAEHVYFVTVFIGHGQ from the coding sequence ATGCGCAGCCGGATTCCATTGGCTGAGAAGGTACAGGAGAAAAAGCTGATGAAGATAATTCCACAAGGCATTGATTTTATGACAGATATTCTGTTTCCGCGCCGCTGTCCTGTATGCGGCGGTATTGTCCTGCCCAAAGGAGACCTCATATGTCCGGGCTGCATGACAAAGCTGTCATGGGTACGCCGCCCTGTCTGCAAGAAGTGCGGAAAGGAAGTTCTGGATGAGACTATTGAATACTGCTATGACTGTACCAGACATAAGCGCAGCTTTGATTATGGACTGAGCCTTATCAATTACGATGACACAGCCAGCCGTTCCATGGCCCGGATTAAGTATAATAATAGAAGGGAATATCTGGATTTCTACAGCGAGGCCATGGTCAGGAAAATGGGAAAACGCATCCGCTTCATGGACGGAGATGCCCTTATCCCTGTGCCGGTCCATCCGTCCCGGCGCCGGGAAAGAGGATTTAACCAGGCAGAGGAATTAGCCCGGCGCCTTTCCGGTCCCCTGGGAATTCCGGTAAATACTTCTATTCTGAAACGAACACGAAAGACAGCTCCCCAGAAATCCCTGGACTCCGGCGGCCGGTTAAAGAACCTGGAGCAGGCTTTCACGGCATCTGTCCTGCCCTCCGGTATGAAAAATATTATATTGGTGGACGATATCTATACCACGGGCAGTACCATTGAAGCGTGTACACGGGCTCTCAGAAAGGCCGGGGCAGAGCATGTATATTTTGTAACCGTATTCATTGGCCATGGACAATGA
- a CDS encoding AAA family ATPase — translation MATITGFIERIKFRNEENGYTVMSVTDQSDGEEVIMVGNLAYAAEGDMIEASGHMTQHPVYGEQLQIESYEMKTPQDELSMERYLGSGAIKGIGAALAARIVRHFKADTFRIMEEEPERLSEVKGVSEKMAMAIAEQVEDKKDMRQAMMFLQNYGITMNLAAKIYQEYGPTLYGIIRENPYRLADDIPGVGFKMADEIAERVGIFTDSDYRIKAGILYTLLQATANGHTYLPQTELFAQASELLKVEPSAMEKHLMDMQIDRKVVVKPSAQGPLVYSSHYYYLELNAARMLHDLNIKGDIPQVEIKANLLKIQQQESIHLDELQEKAVYEAVNSGLLVITGGPGTGKTTTINTIIRYFEMEGMEILLAAPTGRAAKRMTEATGYEARTIHRMLELVPVGMPGNDAPVIPGAPRSGKGAQSMGMHFDRNEENPLDADVIIIDEMSMVDISLMHSLLRAVNVGTRLILVGDVDQLPSVGPGNVLRDIIESGSFNVVKLTHIFRQAAQSDIVVNAHKINAGEPVDLAKRSQDFLFIRRDNPDAVISAAITLIQKKLPDYVHANAFDIQVMTPMRKGALGVERLNQIMQNYLNPPDKSKKEKESGGTIYRVGDKVMQIKNNYQMEWEVRNKYGIPVDKGAGIFNGDVGIIREINDFAELLTVEFDEGKMIEYSFKQLEELELAYAITIHKSQGSEYPAVIIPMYNGPRMLMTRNLIYTAVTRARSCVCLVGQPDAFYTMASNCVEQKRYSGLKSRIGEIYAQPDSIG, via the coding sequence ATGGCGACAATAACAGGATTTATAGAGCGGATTAAGTTCCGCAACGAAGAAAACGGCTATACAGTAATGAGCGTCACGGATCAGAGCGACGGGGAAGAAGTCATCATGGTAGGCAATCTGGCTTATGCGGCAGAAGGCGACATGATAGAAGCCAGCGGCCATATGACCCAGCACCCGGTGTATGGAGAGCAGCTTCAGATAGAAAGCTATGAGATGAAAACACCCCAGGATGAACTGTCCATGGAACGCTATCTTGGCTCCGGTGCCATCAAAGGCATCGGGGCCGCTTTGGCTGCCCGAATCGTGCGCCATTTCAAGGCAGACACCTTCCGGATCATGGAGGAGGAGCCGGAGCGCCTGTCCGAGGTAAAGGGTGTCAGTGAGAAAATGGCCATGGCCATAGCTGAGCAGGTGGAGGACAAAAAGGATATGCGCCAGGCCATGATGTTCCTTCAGAATTACGGCATTACCATGAACCTGGCGGCCAAGATATACCAGGAGTACGGTCCCACGTTATACGGGATTATCCGGGAAAATCCCTACCGTCTGGCAGATGATATTCCGGGGGTGGGCTTTAAGATGGCTGACGAGATAGCGGAGCGGGTGGGAATCTTTACGGATTCCGATTACCGCATTAAGGCCGGTATTCTGTACACCCTTCTCCAGGCTACTGCCAACGGCCATACCTATCTTCCCCAGACCGAACTGTTTGCCCAGGCATCTGAGCTTTTAAAGGTAGAGCCGTCTGCCATGGAGAAGCATCTGATGGATATGCAGATAGACCGCAAGGTGGTGGTAAAGCCGTCTGCCCAGGGCCCACTGGTCTACTCCTCCCATTACTATTATCTGGAGCTCAATGCAGCCCGTATGCTGCATGACCTGAACATTAAGGGAGACATTCCACAGGTCGAAATCAAGGCCAATCTCCTAAAGATACAGCAGCAGGAGTCCATACACCTGGATGAACTGCAGGAAAAGGCAGTATACGAAGCCGTAAACAGCGGACTGTTAGTTATCACCGGAGGCCCCGGTACCGGTAAGACAACCACCATCAATACAATCATCCGGTACTTTGAGATGGAGGGGATGGAAATACTTCTGGCAGCGCCCACGGGCCGGGCGGCCAAGCGGATGACGGAGGCAACAGGATATGAGGCCAGGACCATCCACCGCATGCTGGAACTGGTCCCGGTGGGAATGCCCGGCAATGACGCCCCTGTGATCCCCGGCGCGCCAAGGTCTGGAAAGGGAGCCCAGAGCATGGGAATGCATTTTGACAGAAATGAAGAAAATCCTCTGGATGCCGATGTCATCATTATAGATGAAATGTCCATGGTGGACATCAGCCTTATGCATTCCCTGCTGCGGGCAGTAAACGTGGGCACCCGGCTTATCCTGGTGGGGGATGTGGACCAGCTCCCCAGCGTGGGTCCGGGGAATGTACTGCGGGATATTATCGAGTCCGGCAGCTTTAATGTGGTAAAGCTGACCCACATCTTCCGCCAGGCCGCCCAAAGCGATATAGTAGTCAATGCCCACAAAATCAATGCCGGAGAGCCGGTTGACCTGGCAAAACGCAGCCAGGATTTCCTCTTTATCCGAAGGGACAATCCGGATGCGGTCATAAGCGCGGCCATCACCCTGATCCAGAAGAAGCTGCCAGACTATGTACACGCCAATGCCTTTGATATCCAGGTCATGACGCCCATGCGAAAAGGCGCCCTGGGCGTGGAGCGTTTGAACCAGATCATGCAGAACTACCTGAATCCGCCGGATAAGTCCAAGAAGGAAAAAGAGTCAGGCGGAACCATTTACCGGGTAGGTGATAAAGTCATGCAGATAAAGAACAACTACCAGATGGAGTGGGAGGTCCGCAACAAGTACGGCATACCTGTGGACAAGGGAGCAGGAATCTTTAACGGCGACGTTGGAATCATCCGGGAGATCAATGATTTTGCGGAACTGCTCACCGTTGAATTCGATGAGGGCAAGATGATAGAGTACAGCTTCAAGCAGCTGGAGGAGCTGGAATTGGCCTATGCCATCACCATCCACAAGTCCCAGGGAAGCGAATACCCGGCAGTCATCATCCCCATGTACAATGGTCCCCGCATGCTTATGACCCGCAATCTCATATACACGGCCGTGACCCGCGCCCGCTCATGCGTGTGTCTGGTGGGACAGCCGGACGCATTTTACACCATGGCGTCAAACTGTGTGGAGCAGAAACGGTATTCCGGGCTTAAAAGCAGAATCGGGGAGATATATGCGCAGCCGGATTCCATTGGCTGA
- a CDS encoding rod shape-determining protein: MFSMMSNDIGIDLGTASILVYIKGKGVVLKEPSVVAIDRDTNKIMAIGEEARLMIGRTPGNIVAVRPLRQGVISDYTITEKMLKYFISKAVGKKTLRKPRISVCIPSGATEVEKKAVEDATYQAGAREVAIIEEPVAAAIGAGIDIGKACGNMIVDIGGGTADIAVISLGGPVVSTSIKIAGDDFDEALVRYMRKKHNLLIGERTAEEIKINIGAAYRRPEVLTMEVRGRNLVTGLPKTIVVTSDETLEALREPALQIVDAVHNVLERTPPELAADIFDRGIVMTGGGSLLSGLDALIEEKTGITTMIAEDPLTAVAIGTGKFIEFAHGMNMAMEASMGVGGGREDY; this comes from the coding sequence ATGTTTTCGATGATGTCCAATGATATTGGAATTGACTTAGGAACTGCCAGTATCCTTGTATATATCAAGGGTAAAGGCGTTGTGTTAAAAGAACCGTCCGTTGTGGCCATTGACCGCGATACCAACAAAATCATGGCCATCGGTGAGGAAGCCCGTCTTATGATTGGACGTACCCCGGGCAACATTGTTGCTGTCCGTCCTCTGCGCCAGGGCGTTATTTCAGATTATACCATTACAGAGAAGATGCTTAAATATTTCATCAGCAAGGCAGTGGGCAAGAAAACACTGCGCAAGCCCAGAATCAGCGTATGTATCCCCAGCGGAGCCACTGAGGTTGAGAAAAAGGCAGTGGAGGACGCCACCTACCAGGCAGGCGCCAGGGAAGTGGCTATTATCGAAGAGCCGGTTGCTGCGGCCATTGGCGCCGGTATTGATATCGGAAAGGCCTGCGGTAATATGATTGTGGATATCGGAGGCGGTACAGCCGACATTGCGGTCATTTCCCTGGGGGGCCCGGTTGTCAGCACATCCATCAAGATTGCAGGCGATGACTTTGACGAGGCACTGGTGCGCTATATGAGGAAGAAGCACAACCTTCTGATTGGCGAGCGCACGGCTGAGGAGATAAAGATTAACATCGGAGCAGCATACCGCAGGCCGGAAGTCCTGACCATGGAAGTCAGAGGACGCAACCTGGTGACTGGTCTTCCAAAGACCATCGTGGTTACCTCAGACGAGACGCTGGAGGCACTCAGGGAGCCTGCTCTGCAGATTGTGGATGCTGTCCACAATGTATTGGAGCGCACCCCGCCGGAGCTGGCAGCCGATATTTTTGACAGAGGCATCGTGATGACAGGAGGAGGTTCCCTGCTCAGCGGCCTGGATGCCCTGATTGAGGAAAAGACGGGCATTACGACCATGATTGCAGAGGACCCACTGACTGCAGTGGCCATCGGTACCGGCAAGTTTATAGAGTTTGCCCATGGCATGAACATGGCTATGGAGGCATCCATGGGAGTAGGCGGCGGAAGAGAAGATTACTAA